The genomic DNA gacttgttttatggacattacatcaaagttggatcagccagtagtgtggttttccactttaattttgagtgactccaaatccagacttcCATGggttgatttccattgataatgtgtgattttgttgtaaagaaaaaagtatttaagaatatttcattcattcagatctaggatgttattttagtgttccctttatttttttgagcagtatatttCTATGTGTGCTGCATGGAGGGGGGTGTTGCCTAGGCAACTGTAgacttgttttccacaacaccttgcttgtttcagcaaggagcaacaaaAAGTTAAGAAACTTACTCAAAacgcacacttgtcttcatccatAACCGCTGGTGACGCAATTATATTTTAACAATGAAAAGGCTTTGTCTGAATTTAATAAAATGACTAAGAGTCCAACGCCTACTGGTCCCAGTAAGAGAAAAAGCCCACCAGCTGACAATCGAGGCAAAGGGGAATGAAATGGAGCAGCAATGTTCCTGCGCTGCAGGGTATGTCTCACCATCATTTAAAAAGCAAGCGCATACTATATTGTGTACAACATCAGCTGTAACGTTAACCAATTTGACTTTAACAAACATACCGTTTTATGGTAGCTCCACTGTTTACTTCTCTTATATGTCCGGGCTAATCCATACCCTGGAACCTTTGGAGTGCCCAAGATGAAGTCCCAAGACCAAGAAAGGTTTACAGGTTGTCATTACCTCTGTCAAAAAGCTGCTGATACCTACGCTCTCAAACCACACCATGAGTACCGCTACCAAATTATGGGACAGATGGAAATCACAAGGATGCCGCGATGTGATTCTTTGTGTCAGGTGTAACAATGACCCCCCCTAGCGTGTCCACTTTGATGCAGAAAAGTGGGAGTACATGAAAAGCAGCCTggactgcttttttttttttttgcatttcctGCCGACCCGGTGCAGATAAGATCTGTGGCAATGAATGAGGCACACACCCATTTCAATGACCTGGTTTCCTTTGTTGAGGTATCGTCTTCGGTATCCTCTGGTGTTGGTCTCCTCTGTGGTGTTGGTGGAAGCTGCATCTTGCGGATCAGATCTTAATCTGTAGATACATGTGATGAtatagtttattaggtacaccaccctgttcaGGAAAATGGTCcgtcttcatatctcaaaatcattgtcatgtggtcaGTCAATTGtatctaaatgaaaattatacAAACCTAAAAAATAACTTGTCATGTGGTCAGTCCATTGCCACCTATGTACAAATAGACTAGAAAGCCCCCACAAAAAAAATATGCtgctaaaaataaatatcctataaatcacattgtctgtgcatggcctgtctgcaacgaaCTTGAAATATTGTTTAAACTACTAACTTGGGTCCAGCCTGAAGTTCCATTcaacattgtaaaaaataatctgGGCCCTAAGTTTCCCATGCAGACCAAGCTGTAGGTTATTTGCACAAGGAACAAgtagtaatcaggtaggcctattttatgatgtttccactggatcagagaaTGAAACTTTTTACTTTCacgctgagtggttatcgaaagggagagagctggaaagattttttaGAAATACATTGAGGAATTGTCATTTTCAAtagatgtaaaaacagactttgtacagatgacagtgcatgtcagagcaaaaaccaagccatgaggtggaagaaattctctgtagagctccgagacaggattgtgtcgaggaacacatctgaggaagggtaccaaaaaaatgactgcagcattgaaggtccccaagagcacgGTGGCCTTCATCTTTCttaaaaatggaagaagtttggaagcaacaatactcttcctagagctggcggcCCGGCCAAAAACTGAGCAATatggtgagaagggccttggtcagggaggcgacctagaacccgatggtcactctgacagagctccagacttggaaatgggagaaccttccagaaggacaaccatctcttctgcactccatcaatcaggcctttatggtattgtggccagatggaagtcacCCCTCAGTAGAAGgcgcatgacagcccacttggaatttgACAAACAGGCACccaaaggactttcagaccatgagatacAAGATTTACccatttggcctgaataccaagcatcacgtctgcaggaaacctggcaccattcctacgatgaagcatggtggcaggagcatcatgctgtggggatgtttttcagcggcagggactgggagactaggcaggatcgagggaaagatgaacggagcaaagtacagagatctttgatgaaaacctgctccagagcactcaggacctcaaactggggagaaggtttaccttccaacaggaaaacaaccctaagcacacagccaagacaacacaggagtggcttcgggacaagtctctgaatgttcttgagtggcccaaccagagccaggacttgaactcgatcaaacatctctggagagacctgaaaatagctgtgcagcaacgctccccatccaacctgacagagcttgagaggatctgcagagaagaatggaagaaactccccaaaaacagatatgccaagcttgtagcttcatacctaagactcgaggctgtaatcgctgccaaaaggtgcttcaacaaagtactgagtaaaggatctgaatacttatgtaaatgtgatttaataataataataataataattagcaaaaatgttaacctgttgttgctttgtcattataggggggggggggggggggggtgatttaatcgattttagaataaggctgtaatctaatgaaatgtggaaaaaaatcagggggtctgaatactttctgaatgcactgtacatgtttaaTATTACATAAACATAGCATGTCAAATGTGCCATGACCTTCATTTGTTTTTTCCTCTCTGTCAGGTTAAGGAACTTAATTATTCTAACAAACTACTAAAGTTAAAAaggcattggattggtgtaaaaTTGGGAAAGAGTTCTCTTTCACCAGGGGCTTATCCTTTAAATCCAAGTCACATTCAGATTGTTTTATAATTGAAACCAAACCTATGTCCCAGCCATTTAGTTGCATGGAGTCGTCTCTACTGGCTAAAAGCCTGGGCAGTGTTTttgaggactttcaccattttgatTTCATTAACGTCCCAATTCATTGTCTGTTCCTTCCTGATGATCCAGTTTGAGTCCTGATGCCAGGTCATTAGGAATAATCACCCTATGAATTTTACTCatgaagaagaaaattgactTTTTAGATGAGATGACCTCAACGGCACTGCCCATTCTCTCACAGATGCCATCGTGACACAGAGATGTTATGTCTATGGTCCAGGCCCATCAACTTATATATTACAGCGCCCAGAAGTGACATCCTAAAACAACAAATGTCTCCTGGCCTCCCACACATAGGCTACTAAATATAAAAACGAAATAAACATTTCTATCAAaactcaaacaaaataaaaactagCAAATCAAGTCTAAAAACTAACTCCAACTAAACTGAATTTCGaatcaaaataaaaaatgaatattaAATCACAAAACTATAACCTTGCAACGATCACTAGCGGCTGTTCAAGCTATAAATGATGCAGAGGCCGGGCTGCTAGTGACCCAGCGTGAGCTTGCTAGATGTAGCCTATCTTCCTGCTAACTGAATTAAACCGTCAACATTGTCAATGTTCCTAAAATGAACGTTGAATAACagaaaaaaaagttacaaacCTGCTCTATAAACCTTTATCTCAGATTTCAGGATGACTTCAAGCAGCCCCTGTAGACGTCCGTTGTCCTCTTTTGATAGATAAACGTTGTCCTGGTAACTGTTACTCTGATATCGTTTTTGCAAATGCTCTAAATGTCTCATCCACAGCGCCTGGTTAAAAATCACTCTCAACAACTCCAATTTAGACATTTTTCAGATAATGGCTAGCTTGTGTTATGTTCTGTCACCCGTGAAGCCAACAGGAGTAATGAAGCACTTCCGGGTCAAGTGTAAATATTTCAAAGTTAGTCATGTCACGTGAAACTGTAAAATTAATAATAAAGGCTTGAATGATTGTATTATCAACATATCTTATACTAGTTATAAAACACATGGACCTCAAAGTAATTCtgattttaaaaaaattaaacaagGCTCCCACTCTTTTCAATAAATCATTACATAACTTTTCCATAATGTTTTATCATGATTTACAAGGAAGACAGTACTCAATAGGGGGCTAAACACAATAACTACACACCGAAGTAGGTATTATACATGAGTACATAAACAATGTATCAATTCTCTAGGTTTGTTCAGGTAGAGAATGGCTACTGGTGTCTAGTGGGCTGAACTGGAATCTAATGGTCTCTACTGGATTCAATAGGACCAGTTTAAGTGGCCGTTTGAGCTAGACTCGGTTACAGCTTGCATCAACGTGGATTTCATCAGATCAAGATAATTGTATCACTATCGTTGGACCAATTATTTGACAGATGTTGTGCAGTGATTGCCTGGCAGGGTTCACATGGAAAGTTATAAAATGAGACTAATATAATCAAGTTAAAAACTATGAACAATAGTAACTTGTCTGTCTGATACACAGGGCACAGTCATGTCCCGTGcattctctccctgtgtctgctTAAGCCTTTGTTTTGAAGCAATCATCACTTAGCCTATATAGTGTGTATTCTGAAGACAATTCAATGCACTTTTGGCACTTAAGCATTTGACAGACGCTTGTAAGATTCCTCCCGTGTGAATGTCTCATACACAATGTCAAAAAAAGGCAGTTGTGAAATATTTTCTACTCGTGGCAGTAATGTGGTCTCTTCTTTCCGATGTCCCAGACAATTCAAACAATTAGTGAAATATTTACAACAATCCTGACAGCAATATAGTTTATCGCTCATGTGATTATCCTCATATGAACTCATGTGACTAACGCCAGCTCTGAAAGATCTGCTACTATAGCGACAATGATGTGATTTCCCTCGTGTGAATCCTCATATGCGTTGTCAGATTACCTTTATGACGAAAATATTTGCCACAAtgacagctataagatttctcccctgtgtgaatccTAATGTGACTACTCAAATTACTAGGACGAGCAAAACATTTGCCACAGACCAGGCAGCGATGTGGTTTCTCGCCTGTGTGAATCCTCTTATGAAGTGTCAGCTCACCAACTCGAAAAAAACATTTGCCACAATCATGACAGCGAtgtggtttctcccctgtgtgagtcTTTATGTGATAGTTCAGATATCCAACTTGAGAAAAACATTTGCCACATTCACCACAGCGAtgcggtttctctcctgtgtgggcCTTCCTATGCAATTTGAAGCGGTCAAGCCGAGTGAATACTTTGTCACAATCTTGACAGTGATACAACTTCTCCCGTGTGTGGGTCCTCATATGAGAATCCAGTGTTCCCATCTGAGTAAAACATTCACCACAGTCACTACAGCAAAATGATTTATCTTCTGTGCGACTTCTTTGCACTGGAGATTTCAGATCCATGGATTTTCCACCATTCGAGCTTTGTCCTTTTTCTGTCCATGTCTTCTTCAATTTGCACTGGGGATGAGAGTCACTGGTTGGCTGTGAGGAATAGTCTTCCTTCGGTTCTGTTTTGATCTCTTCAGTAGAGGCCATTGTGTCTTCGTATTCTTCACTTTGGGTTTGTGAGGACTGAGTTGGGTACTGATCATAGTCACTTTTCACCCAGGCAGGAGTGAATACAGAGTCTTCCTCCTCCTGAATGATGCTGAATTCCTCGTCTTCCTCTTTAATCTGTATGGGGTTCCAATTATATTGCCCCAGACTGGGGCTCCAATCCTGCTTATAATGCTGCTGCTCAGGGGGAAACTCCACTTCAGAGACAATGAATTGCTGGAAATCTGAAGGGAAGGAGAAAAGAGTAGTTAGAATTTATAAGCTGATGAGCTAGGTACTGATGATCTGACATAAGATAAATGGGGTCTAAGATATCCTATGCTATGTTCAGGATTTCGCACTCATCTGTGCTGTTGTTGATTGACTTATGTACACAAACTGTTTGGGCCAATCATTTTCACCAACAGCCGCAATCTGGCTCTAATTATTATAATGGAGGGGGCATAGCTCATTACTGGTCTAAACAACAATAATGatccataaaaaaaaacacaagggTAGTACAGCGAGCGACTGTCTTCAGTAATCTCTGTTAACACAGACCTCAAGTTTTGCGTAATTGGTCAGCTGCTCAATTCAGTTCTGGGTCCATACGTGTTAAGAGAAGAGACACTAGAACATGAACGAGGAGCTCCACCATCTCTCTTTGCAAGTTATGGGCCAAAAGTCCCCTCCCGAAATTCTAAAGATGCTATCCAACTGTGAAATCGTGatttgtcaacaacaaaaaaacaggaaAAATCCAAGCACCGGAACTATTCCTGCTCATTTATGTTTACATAGTCTGTCCACGAGAGAACGCCTACAGAGGATGTACTTAATAAACATGGATTTTATATTGTTTATTATATTCACATTTAAaatgattaatattgactgcaaATTACTTAATTTCGCTCGCTATATGAAACCTGCACTATTGATTGTAGAGTTAGAATCCTAGAGTGGACAAAGCCCAAACCCCCGATCAAACCTGATATTTGACTGGAAATGTCTGTGGAGGGAGGTTTGCCTGACGTCTCAAACCTGAATTTAATTCCACTGATTTATTGACAGCTCCACACATTCTGaaacagactagaggtcgaccgattatgatttttcaacgccgataccgataaatcggccgattttatttatttattttttacttatttgtaataatgacaatactgaatgaacacttattttaacttactataatacatcaataaaatcaatataGCCTCCaataatgaaacgttcaatttggtttaaataatgcaaaaacaaagagttggagaagaaagtaaaagtgcaatatgtgccatgtaagaaagctaacgtttaagttccttgcgcagaacatgagaacatatgaaagctggtggttccttttaacatgagtcttcaatattctcaggtaagaagttttaggttgtagttattataggaattataggactatttcgctCTATTTCataaacctttgactattggatgttcttataggcactttagtattgccagtgtaacagtatagcttccgtaccgctcctcgctcctacctgggctcgaaccaggaacacaaagacaacagccaccctcgaatcagcattacccatgcagaacaaggggaacaactactccaagtctcagagcgagtgacgtttgaaacgctattagcgcacaccccgctaactagctagccatttaacATCAGTTACacgagcctaatctcgggagttgataggcttgaagtcataaacagtgcaatgcttgacgcacaacgaagagctgctggcaaaacacacaaaagtgctgtttgaatgaatgcttacgagcctgctgctgcctaccaccgctcagtcagactgctctatcaaatcatagacttagttataacataataacacacagaaataggagccttaggtcattaatatggtcgaatccggaaaactatcatctcgaaaacaagactgactctgcgtgcaatgaacgcaagagaagtgacacaatttcacctggttaatattgcctgctaacctggatttcttttagctaaatacgcaggtttaaaaatatatacttctgtgtattgattttaagaaatgcattgatgttcatggttaggtacaaattggagcaacgatacgcaccacatcgattatatgcaatgcaggacatgctagataaattagtaatatcatcaaccatgtgtagttaactagtgattatgattgattgattttttttataagataagtttaatgctagctagcaacttaccttggcttactgcattcgagcaacatgcagtctcctcgtggagtgcaatgagaggcaggtggttagagcgttggactagttaactataaggttgcaagattgaatcccccgaactgacaaggtaaaaatctgttgttctgcccctgaacgaagcagttaacccaccgttcctaggctgtcattgaaaataagaatgtgttcttaacttctctaggatagggggcagcattcagaattttggatgaaaagcatgctcaaattcaactgcctgctactcatccccagaagataagatatgcatattattagtagatttggatagaaaacactgaattttctaaaactgtttgaatcatgtctgtgagtataacataacttatttagcaggcgaaaccctgaggacaaaccattcagaattGGTTTTTTTTTGGTCACTCTTccattttcattgggaatccagatttctaagggaccttcttgcagttcctacctcttccactggatgtcaacagtctttagaaattggttgaggtttttcctttgtgtaatgaagtagtacagatttttttaatgtttgttgtcaaataaataaattagtatTTTGTTGAAATTATGTAAAGACATTCCAACATTGTTCGGCACATTTATTGTGTCCATTTGCATCGTTTTCAATACAGGACTTTTAATTTGGAGGCGAACATTTGATTCCACTACTGTTAATGTTGCTCATTTCACAGTTCTTGTGTGGCTGACCAGTGGGAGCTTGCTAGCCATAAGAATCCGACTAGATGTTCACGACTTCTCGCTCTAGTCAGAACAGTGCTATGCCACGATCAGGACAGCCGGCGCGAGATATGGCTCAGAAAACAAACTCCTAACTATCCTAGCCAcgggttggaaccaaaataatTTTCCAATCGTTTTGTTTTGAACAGAACCACCATTTTTTTTCGATCCGTTCCACTGTTCCTCCCAgcaaaagttctgaaccggttcaaACCAAAAAAGTATCGttcatattgttatttttttaacctgTAAAATACTATTTTCCTCTCACATTTAGCTCATTAAATTACTTCCAACAGTAAGGATAGAGCAGCTTTCTATGGATCAGGCAAGCTAGTTTGAGCGAGATGCGACTAACATTTTgctggtagggagagagggtggagaaggtTTGGGTTGAAGCGCTGGACATCTTGCtggacatgcattatctgaattaggcccacagaaaTGCACCTAGGTGGAgcggcttctatggaggaactttgaacTTAGCTAATACTAAATCAACCCATTGATTTTGACCTGCTATAGCATTAGCTAGCCTACTGACAACATCTTTTAAAAACGAGCGGTATTTCAATCTTCTTGATTTGTCAGTTGGGATAATTAGCAAtacagtgctgtgtgtgagtgagaggcctgccagatcttacaacgcctAGATAGGTATTTTAcagtatcagctaaccacatcatatgttatagcaatctgtcagtcgatGACACGTTGTTGACGTGACACACAGCCATTGGATGATGCATGCAAGGACCATTTCTTGACTGGTGAGGGGATTTAACTAATCTGGCCCGGGTAAGCGTGTTTTGCAATGGGTGAAGTCGGCTCAAAACACatggagtaatgagtaggattctgtgttttcaaatgcaaaagtgattgcttttgataaatgcttttatctgccttcccaatgaaaattattttaaaaattcaAACATATCTTATGGAAAAgagatgtacactaccgttcaaaagtttgggggtcacttagaaatgtccttgtttttgaaagaaaatcacatttttgtatTAAATAACAGCAAATTGTATACGTTGTTAATGTTTTACGTTActatgttgtaaattactattgtagctggaaacagctgatttttttaatggaatatctaggcgtacagaggcccattaacagcaaccatcactcctgtgttccaatggcacattgtgttagctaatccaagtttataattttaaaaggctaattgatcattagaa from Oncorhynchus clarkii lewisi isolate Uvic-CL-2024 chromosome 7, UVic_Ocla_1.0, whole genome shotgun sequence includes the following:
- the LOC139413016 gene encoding zinc finger protein 79-like, which codes for MSESSVLHQRISSVMDILTSAAVTEICKLVEDCCGALSVEVTQSKEQIKMLEKQLSLTESRYMSVSGKGQTLVTSGSSRTNSPSGNSPAADDEDFQQFIVSEVEFPPEQQHYKQDWSPSLGQYNWNPIQIKEEDEEFSIIQEEEDSVFTPAWVKSDYDQYPTQSSQTQSEEYEDTMASTEEIKTEPKEDYSSQPTSDSHPQCKLKKTWTEKGQSSNGGKSMDLKSPVQRSRTEDKSFCCSDCGECFTQMGTLDSHMRTHTREKLYHCQDCDKVFTRLDRFKLHRKAHTGEKPHRCGECGKCFSQVGYLNYHIKTHTGEKPHRCHDCGKCFFRVGELTLHKRIHTGEKPHRCLVCGKCFARPSNLSSHIRIHTGEKSYSCHCGKYFRHKGNLTTHMRIHTREITSLSL